One genomic region from Leptolyngbyaceae cyanobacterium JSC-12 encodes:
- a CDS encoding hypothetical protein (IMG reference gene:2510097656), whose amino-acid sequence MKLNSTIGLTLVLLVSMLIAGVFSAVAGMSLGREALKGITQPDTRPTNNLANRQGDAPRKNELIVLKEEQIIAKVKARMGSKPEPTPKAIAAKKPEPQTKLPISVENQGVFLEVKSVQQQGDSLVLLIDLQNKTADSVKFLYSFLEIKDDQGRVLSASTEGLPAELPPDSQLYSGNVRIPITSIDKAQKLSLALSDYPDQQVQLKLSNIPVSR is encoded by the coding sequence ATGAAACTAAACTCAACGATAGGACTTACGCTGGTTTTGCTGGTATCTATGTTGATTGCCGGAGTCTTCAGTGCCGTTGCTGGGATGAGTTTGGGTCGTGAAGCGCTCAAAGGCATTACTCAACCAGATACCCGCCCTACAAACAATCTGGCAAACCGACAGGGAGACGCGCCGCGTAAAAATGAGCTGATTGTTCTCAAGGAAGAGCAAATCATTGCCAAAGTGAAAGCCCGAATGGGTAGCAAACCAGAACCAACCCCGAAAGCAATTGCCGCCAAAAAACCTGAGCCTCAAACCAAGTTGCCCATCTCGGTTGAAAACCAAGGGGTATTTCTAGAAGTCAAATCAGTTCAGCAGCAAGGAGATTCGCTAGTTTTACTGATCGATCTGCAGAATAAGACGGCTGATTCTGTGAAATTCTTGTATTCATTCCTTGAAATCAAAGATGATCAAGGACGAGTGTTGAGCGCCAGTACGGAGGGACTGCCTGCTGAATTGCCACCAGATAGTCAACTCTATTCGGGAAATGTTCGGATTCCCATTACATCAATTGATAAGGCTCAGAAACTCTCCCTAGCTTTATCAGACTATCCCGATCAGCAAGTTCAACTCAAACTCTCGAATATTCCAGTCAGTCGGTAG
- a CDS encoding hypothetical protein (IMG reference gene:2510097657), whose amino-acid sequence MLTAPILKGDAILEGDWQSLTKKLLKYAKNRDDKNVNSVQATKVEDPGYNEG is encoded by the coding sequence ATGCTGACTGCTCCAATTCTAAAAGGTGATGCAATTTTAGAGGGGGATTGGCAAAGTTTAACCAAGAAATTATTAAAATATGCAAAAAACAGAGATGACAAAAACGTCAACTCCGTTCAGGCAACCAAAGTAGAAGATCCAGGATACAATGAGGGCTAG
- a CDS encoding hypothetical protein (IMG reference gene:2510097659), producing MKLERYSIGLSKHWAIALIAAASLVSALGTAAIADDVEDVPFIQGVQFGSIPFQFEQEFFSNSHTYNRNRTFTGQLKRIFGPFPENSMSRDQRNVHQLYLETQYRQMNSGPIIRTIDLQSPFQASLRTLPPPVVATPIPPVGIEPPITAPSPVAPTAPAKPRPVPALW from the coding sequence ATGAAGCTTGAGCGTTATTCCATTGGTCTTAGTAAGCATTGGGCGATCGCGCTCATCGCTGCGGCATCGTTGGTTTCAGCATTGGGTACGGCTGCGATCGCCGACGATGTTGAAGATGTCCCGTTTATTCAAGGCGTTCAGTTTGGCTCAATTCCGTTTCAATTTGAGCAAGAGTTCTTCTCAAATAGCCATACTTATAACCGAAATCGAACATTTACAGGTCAACTTAAGCGGATCTTTGGTCCCTTCCCTGAAAACTCAATGAGTCGAGATCAAAGGAATGTCCATCAACTGTATCTGGAAACTCAGTATCGGCAGATGAATTCAGGTCCCATCATCCGAACAATCGACTTACAAAGCCCCTTCCAGGCATCACTCCGAACATTGCCTCCCCCAGTGGTTGCCACCCCAATTCCGCCTGTTGGGATAGAACCTCCAATCACAGCCCCGTCGCCTGTTGCCCCAACTGCCCCAGCGAAACCCCGTCCAGTTCCTGCGCTGTGGTAA
- a CDS encoding orotate phosphoribosyltransferase (IMG reference gene:2510097660~PFAM: Phosphoribosyl transferase domain~TIGRFAM: orotate phosphoribosyltransferase), with amino-acid sequence MKTALAIATVDLSTLRQHLLDLICQVAYQEGTFVLTSGQSSSYYINGKQVTLHAEGGLAVGRMLLSQLPPDTLAVAGLTLGADPMVTATSVVAAYQGRSLTALIVRKEAKGHGTRAYIEGPNLPEGTPVTVLEDVVTTGKSALKAVERLREGGYHVNGILALVDRQQGGGETYQAAGIPFQTLFTIQDIQHRWREMNHA; translated from the coding sequence ATGAAAACGGCTCTAGCGATCGCAACTGTTGACTTATCAACTCTTCGACAACACTTATTAGACTTAATTTGCCAGGTTGCCTATCAAGAGGGAACCTTTGTGCTGACATCGGGACAATCGAGTTCTTACTACATCAACGGCAAACAAGTGACACTCCACGCTGAAGGTGGGCTGGCAGTGGGGCGGATGTTACTTTCCCAGTTGCCACCTGACACCCTGGCAGTTGCAGGGTTGACTTTAGGAGCTGACCCAATGGTAACCGCCACGAGTGTTGTAGCTGCTTACCAAGGGCGATCACTAACCGCACTGATTGTTCGCAAAGAAGCGAAAGGACATGGCACCCGTGCGTACATCGAAGGTCCAAACTTGCCGGAAGGTACCCCAGTTACAGTTCTAGAAGATGTGGTCACAACTGGAAAATCTGCCCTGAAAGCTGTGGAACGACTGCGAGAAGGAGGCTATCACGTGAACGGTATTTTGGCACTGGTCGATCGCCAGCAGGGTGGAGGCGAAACCTATCAAGCCGCCGGAATTCCCTTCCAAACCCTGTTTACAATTCAGGATATTCAACATCGCTGGCGAGAGATGAATCATGCATAG
- a CDS encoding hypothetical protein (IMG reference gene:2510097661) — translation MGIIACGGRSLAEAHNLVAYTFVKYRVSIVFLLIAASQVTVLPEQPLTSVCNAIFV, via the coding sequence ATGGGCATAATTGCATGCGGCGGGCGATCGCTGGCTGAAGCTCACAACTTGGTTGCCTATACCTTTGTTAAGTATCGTGTAAGTATCGTGTTTTTGCTGATTGCCGCCTCTCAAGTGACGGTGCTACCAGAGCAGCCACTCACGTCTGTGTGCAATGCCATCTTCGTATAA
- a CDS encoding hypothetical protein (IMG reference gene:2510097662~PFAM: Phosphotransferase enzyme family): protein MTETVLPPLIQQMLQREFYPHPVTQPIELVQTHVSYILLTGDYAYKLKKPVNFGFLDFSTLAKREHFCHEELRLNQRGAAELYLEVVPITQVGDQFQLGGTGEPVEFAVKMQQFPAGTLFSDLFEQGKLTEALLNRLAKELAAFHRKGAINDYIRSFGDVAQIRQAFDENYEQTLKYIGGPQTQQQFDETRQYTDRLFEQQADLFASRVQHDWIRECHGDVHLRNIALWNDKILLFDCIEFNEPFRFVDTMFDIAYIIMDLDARNRPDLSNVFLNAYIEEMGDWEGLQVLPLYLSRQSYVRAKVTSFLLGDPSIPEAVQQECQETAARYYRLAWDYTRSPLGTASETHGGTIYLMCGLSGSGKSTAARILARQVGAIHIRSDAVRKHLAGIPLDQRGSEDLYSAEMSQKTYDRLSHLGITLATQGYPVILDAKYDRHSLRQAVIQAVEQTSTSDHPLKLQILYCDAPLDVRQTWLNQRQGDVSDATADLLPKQHMEPFTETEQPLVKTLDATQDLAAQLRR, encoded by the coding sequence ATGACCGAAACTGTCCTTCCTCCGTTGATCCAACAAATGTTGCAGCGGGAATTCTACCCCCACCCGGTGACGCAGCCCATTGAACTGGTGCAAACCCATGTCTCTTACATTCTGTTAACGGGTGATTATGCATATAAGCTTAAAAAGCCCGTGAATTTTGGGTTTCTAGATTTTTCTACTCTGGCGAAGCGAGAACATTTCTGCCATGAGGAACTGCGACTGAACCAGCGTGGTGCAGCAGAACTGTACTTAGAGGTAGTGCCAATTACGCAAGTAGGCGATCAGTTCCAATTAGGTGGGACAGGTGAACCTGTTGAATTTGCTGTCAAGATGCAGCAGTTTCCTGCGGGAACGTTGTTTAGCGACTTGTTTGAACAAGGCAAACTGACTGAAGCGTTACTGAACCGTCTGGCAAAAGAACTGGCGGCATTTCATCGCAAAGGTGCAATCAATGACTACATCCGCAGCTTTGGAGATGTCGCACAAATTCGTCAGGCATTTGACGAGAATTACGAGCAAACACTGAAGTACATTGGTGGACCGCAAACCCAACAACAGTTTGATGAAACCCGCCAGTACACTGATCGCTTATTTGAGCAACAAGCAGATTTATTCGCCAGTCGGGTGCAACACGATTGGATTCGCGAGTGTCACGGGGATGTGCATCTCCGCAACATTGCCCTGTGGAACGACAAGATTCTGCTGTTTGACTGCATCGAGTTCAACGAGCCATTTCGCTTTGTTGATACTATGTTTGACATTGCTTACATCATCATGGATCTGGATGCCCGTAACCGTCCCGACCTGAGCAACGTGTTTTTGAATGCTTACATTGAAGAAATGGGAGACTGGGAAGGCTTACAGGTTTTGCCACTGTACCTCAGTCGCCAGTCCTATGTGCGGGCAAAAGTCACCTCCTTTTTGCTGGGTGATCCCTCTATCCCCGAAGCTGTGCAGCAAGAGTGCCAGGAAACCGCCGCCCGGTATTATCGTCTAGCATGGGATTACACGCGATCGCCTCTAGGTACTGCCAGCGAAACTCACGGCGGCACCATCTATCTTATGTGTGGACTCTCCGGTTCTGGCAAAAGTACTGCTGCCCGCATCCTCGCCCGTCAAGTTGGAGCGATTCACATTCGCTCCGATGCCGTTCGTAAACATCTAGCAGGTATTCCTTTGGATCAACGTGGCAGCGAAGACCTTTACTCAGCCGAAATGTCACAAAAAACCTACGATCGCCTATCGCATCTCGGCATTACCCTAGCAACCCAGGGCTACCCGGTGATCCTGGACGCGAAATACGATCGCCACTCTCTACGGCAAGCCGTAATCCAGGCAGTAGAACAAACCAGCACATCAGACCATCCCCTCAAGTTACAAATCCTTTACTGCGATGCCCCGCTTGATGTGCGCCAAACTTGGCTCAACCAGCGTCAGGGGGATGTTTCTGATGCCACTGCCGATCTCCTCCCTAAACAACATATGGAGCCATTCACTGAAACTGAGCAACCCCTTGTCAAAACTTTAGACGCTACTCAAGATTTAGCAGCACAATTGAGGAGGTAG
- a CDS encoding hypothetical protein (IMG reference gene:2510097663), which produces MAVRPDSTMGYRTGAKLLLIFLFGLVFMGYSLFLSVCLSAIAALTGGFISSWWHAKEDFVTDEEAESMTVDAASGTPTTIQPSPIRYGIGVKSAREGRAIRPVWGVGWLFRRNR; this is translated from the coding sequence ATGGCCGTCCGACCCGATTCCACAATGGGCTATCGCACAGGAGCAAAGTTGCTGCTGATTTTTCTGTTTGGGCTGGTCTTTATGGGGTATTCGCTGTTTTTAAGCGTGTGTTTAAGTGCGATCGCGGCGTTGACAGGGGGGTTTATTTCTTCCTGGTGGCACGCGAAGGAAGACTTTGTGACGGATGAGGAAGCAGAGTCTATGACGGTTGATGCGGCTTCGGGAACACCTACAACGATTCAGCCATCGCCTATACGGTATGGGATTGGGGTAAAGTCTGCCAGAGAGGGACGAGCAATTCGTCCTGTATGGGGAGTGGGCTGGTTATTTCGTCGCAATCGCTAA
- a CDS encoding histidinol phosphate aminotransferase apoenzyme (IMG reference gene:2510097664~PFAM: Aminotransferase class I and II~TIGRFAM: histidinol-phosphate aminotransferase), giving the protein MISFFRPSINAMTGYTPGEQPRPGTRVIKLNTNENPYPPSPVAMEVLRSLDSEWLRRYPTPYADDFRQAISEVLEVPSDWIIVGNGSDELLSVIIRACTEPGRSLVYPTPTYVLYRTLAAAQPAEVIEIPYADGYSLPIVELAAAGGAVTFIASPNSPSAHAVPIQDLCKLASQLTGVLVIDEAYVDFANETALPLVQEFENVMIVRTLSKGYSLAGLRLGFGIANPKLLSGLFKVKDSYNVDAIACLVGAAAMRDQAYKNECIAKIKVSRAKLALDLKQLGFQVWDSQTNFLLVQPPQGKAEAIYLELKERGILVRYFNQPGLDDKLRITVGTDEQNQTLTEALLRCLMSLHLH; this is encoded by the coding sequence ATGATCAGTTTCTTTCGTCCCAGTATCAATGCGATGACAGGTTACACTCCCGGTGAGCAACCTCGCCCTGGCACCCGCGTCATTAAGCTCAATACCAACGAGAACCCTTATCCACCTTCACCAGTTGCAATGGAAGTCTTGCGATCGCTGGATAGTGAGTGGCTGCGGCGCTATCCCACACCTTACGCGGATGACTTTCGGCAGGCGATCAGTGAGGTGTTAGAGGTCCCATCGGACTGGATTATTGTGGGCAATGGCAGTGATGAGTTATTGAGTGTAATTATTCGCGCCTGTACCGAACCAGGGCGATCGCTGGTCTATCCTACTCCAACCTATGTGTTGTACCGAACCTTAGCAGCCGCCCAACCTGCGGAGGTAATTGAGATTCCCTACGCTGATGGCTACTCCTTACCGATCGTAGAACTGGCTGCTGCAGGAGGCGCAGTGACCTTTATTGCTTCTCCCAATAGTCCCTCTGCCCATGCGGTGCCCATTCAAGATTTATGCAAATTGGCTTCCCAACTAACAGGCGTGTTGGTGATCGATGAAGCCTATGTAGATTTTGCCAATGAAACTGCTTTGCCACTAGTACAAGAATTTGAGAATGTGATGATTGTCCGCACATTGTCTAAAGGCTATTCCTTGGCAGGTCTCAGATTAGGCTTTGGCATTGCTAACCCTAAGTTATTAAGTGGATTGTTTAAGGTCAAAGATAGCTACAACGTGGATGCGATCGCATGTTTAGTCGGTGCCGCTGCCATGCGCGATCAAGCTTATAAGAATGAGTGCATCGCAAAGATTAAAGTGTCTCGTGCCAAATTAGCACTTGATTTAAAGCAGCTAGGCTTCCAGGTTTGGGATTCTCAAACGAACTTTCTACTCGTTCAACCACCACAAGGTAAGGCTGAAGCAATTTATTTAGAACTGAAAGAACGCGGTATATTAGTGCGCTATTTCAACCAACCGGGACTCGACGATAAACTCCGCATTACCGTCGGCACCGATGAGCAAAACCAAACCCTGACTGAAGCGCTTCTGCGTTGTCTGATGTCACTCCATCTGCACTAA
- a CDS encoding xanthine and CO dehydrogenases maturation factor, XdhC/CoxF family (IMG reference gene:2510097665~PFAM: XdhC and CoxI family): protein MSFDFYRQLAQTLRIGAVVLATVTDVKGSVPREVGAKMFIQSNGQVIGTIGGGAGEAKVIRQAMEVLQTGEKQRVEIDLSGASHRNTEGICGGMMQVWLERWQGKAAIALVQQILTLLESGQPATLVTPLEQLRSPFLLLSPSPSPLSPSSALSFPSFTETLYPPPTLLIVGAGHCGIQLAKVADLIGFQVIVQDDRPEWANAKHYPQAVHIFTDAIDRAISYLATHSQLYAALVTRGYEYDLEALKALLQRDIPCQYIGMIGSQKRVRQVFQALESAGIPVSKLQSIHAPIGLDIGALTPEEIAVSIAAELILVRRGGSGKPLSQGLLRLSNW, encoded by the coding sequence ATGTCCTTTGATTTTTATCGCCAATTGGCTCAGACATTGCGAATAGGTGCAGTTGTGCTGGCAACGGTCACGGATGTCAAAGGCTCAGTGCCGCGCGAAGTAGGAGCCAAGATGTTTATTCAATCGAATGGACAGGTCATCGGCACCATTGGCGGTGGCGCAGGCGAAGCTAAAGTCATTCGTCAGGCAATGGAAGTGCTGCAAACGGGCGAGAAACAGCGGGTTGAAATCGACCTTTCTGGAGCATCCCATCGTAATACGGAAGGCATTTGTGGCGGCATGATGCAGGTTTGGCTGGAGCGCTGGCAGGGGAAAGCCGCGATCGCCCTCGTTCAGCAAATCCTCACCCTTCTAGAGTCCGGTCAACCTGCTACGCTCGTTACGCCATTGGAACAACTACGATCGCCTTTCCTTCTCCTCTCCCCTTCCCCCTCTCCTTTATCTCCCTCCTCTGCCCTATCTTTCCCCTCCTTTACTGAAACCCTCTATCCGCCTCCCACTCTCCTGATCGTCGGTGCAGGGCATTGCGGGATTCAATTGGCAAAGGTTGCAGATTTAATTGGCTTTCAAGTCATCGTGCAGGACGATCGCCCAGAGTGGGCAAACGCCAAACACTATCCCCAAGCAGTTCACATTTTTACTGATGCCATTGATCGTGCCATTTCATACCTCGCGACTCACAGCCAACTCTATGCAGCACTGGTCACCCGCGGTTATGAGTACGATCTCGAAGCGCTCAAAGCACTACTGCAACGAGACATTCCCTGCCAATACATCGGCATGATTGGTAGCCAGAAGCGAGTACGTCAGGTATTTCAAGCCCTAGAATCAGCAGGAATTCCTGTTAGCAAATTACAATCCATCCATGCCCCAATCGGGTTAGATATTGGTGCTCTCACCCCAGAAGAAATTGCCGTCAGCATTGCCGCTGAACTGATTCTCGTGCGCCGCGGCGGCAGCGGAAAGCCTCTGTCCCAGGGGCTTCTTCGTCTATCAAATTGGTAG
- a CDS encoding hypothetical protein (IMG reference gene:2510097666), which translates to MNVPQKPGSRNPLFTLLVIGLFTAILLPASQSPNLFTLKPFGWSDVIQLLTFLLLISLFLERALEVFITPWRRDIDENLDNQVKHSERRITEIKEQIETENKQLETLIRLEEISSRDRKDIIAQFNPAQTIGDTNELNTQLHQEMERSKDLRLKRALYKSETRRIALWLALFIGLLISGVGIRALETLVTIQEFDQEPMFYNGQIFIFRSLDTLLTGGLIAGGSDGIHKLVRVFTTFLEETQTRIKNSLV; encoded by the coding sequence ATGAACGTTCCCCAAAAGCCTGGCAGCAGAAATCCCCTATTCACCCTGCTGGTGATTGGTTTATTTACAGCAATTTTGCTACCCGCCTCTCAATCTCCCAACCTCTTTACCCTCAAACCATTTGGCTGGAGCGACGTGATTCAATTGCTGACCTTCCTGCTGTTGATTTCACTATTCTTAGAACGAGCATTGGAAGTATTTATCACACCCTGGAGACGCGATATCGACGAAAATTTAGATAATCAAGTCAAGCATTCCGAACGCAGAATTACTGAAATTAAAGAACAAATTGAAACAGAAAATAAGCAACTAGAAACACTGATTAGGCTGGAAGAGATCTCCAGCAGAGATCGAAAAGACATTATTGCCCAATTCAATCCAGCACAAACAATCGGTGATACGAATGAGCTAAATACTCAACTACATCAGGAGATGGAACGGTCGAAAGATCTAAGGCTGAAGCGTGCTCTATACAAATCAGAAACTCGCAGAATTGCACTCTGGCTGGCATTATTTATTGGCCTATTAATCAGTGGTGTTGGCATTCGTGCTTTAGAAACTCTCGTCACAATTCAAGAATTTGATCAAGAACCTATGTTTTATAATGGGCAAATCTTCATTTTTCGGTCTTTAGATACTCTGCTGACGGGCGGTTTGATCGCAGGTGGCAGCGATGGCATCCACAAACTGGTGCGTGTGTTCACCACCTTTCTGGAAGAGACCCAAACCCGAATTAAAAACAGTCTTGTTTAA
- a CDS encoding xanthine dehydrogenase, molybdenum binding subunit apoprotein (IMG reference gene:2510097667~PFAM: Molybdopterin-binding domain of aldehyde dehydrogenase; Aldehyde oxidase and xanthine dehydrogenase, a/b hammerhead domain~TIGRFAM: xanthine dehydrogenase, molybdopterin binding subunit), giving the protein MSIAGHRKSHESAEGHVSGKAVYTDDQRSPSGMLSLHPVLSPHAKAVITQLDPTPAYEIEGVVTVLTAADVPGENDTGVIVHDEPLLPGDAVSYWGQVVAWVVGETEAAARLGADKVRVEYQPLKPVLTIQEAIATESFHTSPQICRRGDVQIGFQTAAYILKGEVEMNGQDHFYLETHTSWAIPDMEGNYQVYSSTQHPTETQVIVGRVLGLPSNRIVVTCLRMGGGFGGKESQANPMAAAVALAAYKTGRPARVRLRRHHDMMITGKRHGYLGRYKVGVQPDGTLTALEVALYADAGWSLDLSPPVLLRAMLHVDNAYYIPHIQVHGYLAKTNKTSSTAFRGFGGPQGMLVIEEVIDRVARSLNLTPEVVRERNFYHGTGETNTTHYGQEIFDNRIARVWDEAKANANFAERKMAIAEFNRVTPYKKRGLAITPVKFGISFNKTQYNQAGAFILIYTDGSIQLNHGGTEMGQGLHTKMLQVAAKALGVNINRFRIMPTSTDKVPNTSATAASSGADLNGMAVKDACETVKARLATLAAQMLKLDTPDELVFEDDWIFCRTYPRDRISFDDVVKHAYNNRVSLSATGYYRTPNLCWDQETYKGRPFYYFAYGAAVSEVEVDGFTGTFKLRQVDIVHDVGESLNPLVDQGQVEGGFVQGMGWLTMEELVWDEQGRLRTYAPSTYKIPTISEIPEAFHVHLLTRASQDGTIYGSKAVGEPPFMLALSVREAIRAAVAEFGHNPVYVPLASPATPEATLMAIEQLRSQPTTTQLNSTNGNGAVPAIVNNNATDEIREGAATIGVTPQS; this is encoded by the coding sequence ATGAGCATTGCAGGACATCGCAAAAGTCACGAAAGCGCCGAAGGACACGTCAGCGGCAAAGCGGTTTATACGGATGACCAGCGATCGCCATCGGGAATGCTCTCTCTCCATCCAGTGTTGTCGCCCCATGCCAAAGCTGTGATCACCCAGCTTGATCCCACTCCTGCCTACGAGATTGAAGGTGTAGTGACTGTCCTCACGGCTGCCGATGTTCCGGGCGAAAATGATACGGGTGTGATTGTCCACGATGAGCCGCTATTGCCTGGTGATGCGGTGAGCTATTGGGGGCAGGTGGTTGCCTGGGTCGTTGGTGAGACGGAAGCGGCGGCGCGACTGGGTGCGGACAAGGTGCGAGTGGAATATCAGCCACTAAAACCAGTCTTGACCATTCAGGAGGCGATCGCCACCGAAAGTTTCCATACCAGTCCACAAATTTGCAGGCGCGGCGACGTGCAGATTGGATTCCAGACAGCGGCATACATTCTGAAAGGCGAAGTGGAAATGAACGGGCAGGATCATTTCTACCTAGAAACCCACACCAGTTGGGCAATTCCCGATATGGAAGGCAACTACCAGGTATATTCCTCTACCCAGCACCCTACTGAAACGCAGGTGATTGTGGGGCGGGTGTTGGGGCTGCCCAGCAATCGTATTGTCGTCACCTGTTTGCGGATGGGTGGCGGCTTTGGTGGAAAGGAATCGCAAGCAAACCCAATGGCAGCAGCGGTGGCACTGGCTGCTTACAAAACGGGGCGACCAGCACGAGTGCGGCTGCGGCGGCATCATGACATGATGATTACAGGCAAGCGCCACGGCTATCTAGGACGCTACAAAGTTGGGGTTCAACCCGATGGCACATTGACTGCATTAGAAGTTGCCCTGTATGCCGATGCTGGTTGGAGTCTGGATTTGTCGCCGCCCGTGCTACTGCGTGCCATGTTGCACGTGGATAACGCTTACTATATTCCCCACATACAGGTGCACGGCTATCTGGCAAAAACCAATAAAACCTCCAGCACGGCATTTCGAGGATTTGGTGGACCGCAGGGAATGCTCGTGATTGAGGAGGTAATTGACCGGGTGGCGCGATCGCTCAATTTAACTCCCGAAGTGGTACGAGAACGCAATTTTTATCACGGCACGGGCGAAACCAATACCACTCACTACGGGCAAGAGATTTTTGATAACCGCATTGCTCGTGTGTGGGATGAGGCAAAAGCGAATGCTAATTTTGCAGAACGCAAGATGGCGATCGCAGAATTCAACCGCGTCACCCCGTACAAAAAACGCGGGTTGGCAATCACACCTGTCAAATTCGGCATCTCGTTCAATAAAACCCAGTACAATCAAGCGGGTGCATTCATTCTCATCTATACCGATGGCAGCATTCAACTGAACCATGGTGGCACCGAGATGGGACAGGGCTTACACACCAAAATGCTGCAAGTTGCGGCGAAAGCCCTGGGTGTAAATATCAATCGCTTCCGAATAATGCCCACCAGTACCGACAAAGTGCCTAATACTTCTGCAACAGCAGCATCTAGCGGTGCCGATTTGAATGGCATGGCAGTCAAAGATGCTTGTGAAACGGTGAAAGCGCGACTGGCAACTCTGGCAGCGCAAATGCTGAAACTGGACACGCCCGATGAATTGGTGTTTGAAGATGATTGGATTTTTTGTCGCACTTATCCCCGCGATCGCATCTCGTTTGATGATGTGGTAAAACATGCCTACAACAATCGTGTCTCACTCTCTGCCACTGGCTACTACCGCACCCCCAACCTGTGTTGGGATCAGGAAACCTACAAAGGCAGACCCTTTTACTACTTTGCCTACGGGGCAGCCGTCAGCGAAGTTGAGGTCGATGGCTTCACGGGCACCTTCAAACTGCGTCAGGTTGATATTGTGCATGATGTCGGCGAATCGCTGAATCCTCTAGTGGATCAGGGGCAAGTGGAAGGGGGATTCGTCCAGGGCATGGGCTGGCTGACAATGGAAGAATTGGTATGGGATGAGCAGGGACGGCTCCGCACCTATGCTCCCAGCACTTATAAAATTCCCACCATCAGTGAGATTCCTGAAGCGTTCCACGTTCACTTGCTCACTCGCGCCTCGCAAGATGGCACGATTTACGGCAGCAAAGCTGTAGGCGAACCTCCCTTTATGCTGGCGCTCTCCGTGCGGGAAGCAATTCGCGCTGCCGTTGCTGAGTTTGGACACAATCCCGTTTATGTTCCCCTTGCTTCCCCTGCTACACCAGAAGCAACATTGATGGCGATCGAACAGCTGCGATCGCAGCCTACCACGACCCAGCTAAATTCCACCAATGGCAACGGCGCAGTTCCCGCCATTGTCAACAATAACGCAACGGACGAGATTAGGGAAGGTGCAGCTACGATAGGGGTAACTCCACAGTCATAG